In one window of Mytilus galloprovincialis chromosome 6, xbMytGall1.hap1.1, whole genome shotgun sequence DNA:
- the LOC143079605 gene encoding mitochondrial ribosome-associated GTPase 2-like, translating to MANAGYLLTYSKIAMYFKRDMARLMSTAQPLKPHKAKSKINRKTFFVDFKKVKVTGGAGGNGVMCFTSEKNKEFCGPDGGDGGNGGHVVLKASKDIRSLNHLLTVINGNTGVKGRSKNCHGKNAEHLYVKVPQGTIVRNEEGKMLTSLDEEHDYYIAARGGSGGRGNRFFLTDTNTAPAKAELGAEGESRQLMLELRIMANAGLIGFPNAGKSTLLRAISRAKPKVSPIPFTTMNPHIGMVGYDDYIQIAVADIPGLIKDAHKNRGLGISFLRHIERCACLLYVIDLSVSEPWTQLNDLKYELDQYKPGLSDRPHAVIGNKIDLPGAKDNLRELTLAINLPVYPVSAKHKIGIDSLLTHLRYMYDKYGAKEDIEEDSTLVT from the exons atggcAAATGCAGGATATTTGTTGACATACAGCAAAATTGCTATGTATTTTAAAAGAGATATGGCTCGGCTAATGTCAACTGCTCAACCATTGAAACCTCACAAGGCTAAGTCTAAAATCAACAGA aaaacattttttgtggatttcaaAAAAGTAAAAGTGACGGGTGGAGCAGGAGGCAATGGAGTTATGTGTTTCACtagtgaaaaaaataaagaattctgTGGTCCTGACGGAGGAGATGGGGGAAATGGAGGCCATGTTGTTCTCAAAG CATCCAAGGATATAAGGTCCCTTAACCATCTACTAACAGTTATAAATGGTAACACTGGTGTAAAAGGAAGGTCCAAGAATTGCcatggaaaaaatgctgaacaTTTATATGTTAAG GTTCCTCAAGGTACAATAGTCAGGAATGAAGAAGGAAAAATGTTGACTAGTCTCGATGAAGAACATGATTACTATATTGCTGCAAGGGGTGGATCTGGTGGGCGGGGCAACAGGTTTTTCCTAACAGACACAAACACAGCACCAGCAAAAGCTGAACTAGGTGCTGAAGGAGAGAGTAGACAGTTGATGCTTGAACTAAGGATAATGGCTAATGCAGGACTG ATTGGCTTTCCAAATGCAGGAAAGTCCACACTTCTTAGGGCTATTTCTAGAGCTAAACCAAAAGTTTCACCGATTCCATTTACTACAATGAATCCACACATTGGTATGGTTGGTTATGATGATTACATACAAATAGCAG TTGCAGATATACCAGGTTTGATTAAAGATGCACACAAAAACCGTGGACTAGGAATTTCATTTTTGCGCCATATTGAAAGATGTGCCTGTCTATTGTATGTTATTGATTTATCAGTGAGTGAACCATGGACACAGTTAAATGATCTGAAATATGAACTTGATCAGTATAAACCAGGACTATCTGACAGACCTCATGCTGTGATTGGTAATAAGATAGACCTTCCAGGAGCAAAAGATAATTTGAGGGAATTGACTTTAGCCATTAATTTGCCTGTATATCCGGTCTCGGCAAAACATAAAATAGGCATAGATTCGTTATTGACACATTTAAGATATATGTATGATAAATATGGAGCGAAAGAAGACATTGAGGAGGATTCTACATTAGTGACATGA